The stretch of DNA TTCGTTGGCTACTGGGACAGCAACCGCGACAGCAGCTCGATCGTTGACTACTGGGACAGCAACCGCAACAGCATCTCGATGCTAGACCACTTGTGACCGCAGTGCGCCGGATATGGAGTCCGGCGCAGCATCAAGTCCCCACCCCTCCCCCCGCGGCGGCCGACTGTCGGCCGCCGCGAGGCGTCCACCGCCACCGCACCGCGGCGGCGGTTGGCGCGCGACGTGAGCAGGGCGGGACCGGCGGTCCCGCTGGCAGTGCGGGCGACGCGTGGGTCGCCCGCACGACGCCTCCGTGCGCGAACGAGCGCGCGAGGGACGAACGACCGCAGGGAGTGAGTCGGCTGGGGAGGCCTGAGGGCTGTGCGGGGCGGTGCGGTCGCAAGTGGTCTAGCTCACTCCGCGGTCCTGTTCGCAGTCATGCCACCGAACTCGCGGTTGCCGTGATAGTCGCGACTACGTCGTGACGCCAACAGCACGTAGCCTCCTACTACACCCAGTCCTTCCACAATCGCTTTGCCCCCGCGGAACACCCTCTCAACCATGACCGACCGGCACGCGACCGTCGCCCGGGAGACGGCCGAGACCGAGATCGACTGCACGCTCACGCTCGACGGGAGCGGCGACAGCGAGGTCGACACGGGTATCGGCTTCCTCGACCACATGCTCGACGCCTTCGCCCGGCACGGCCTGTTCGACCTCGAACTGACCTGCGACGGCGACCTCGAGATCGACGACCACCACTCCGTCGAGGACGTGGCGATCGTCCTCGGGCAGGCGTTCGACGAGGCGCTCGCGGATCGCTCGGGCATCCGCCGGTTCGCCGATCGCCGCGTCCCCATGGACGAGGCACAGGCGGGCGTCGTCGTCGACGTCTCCGGCCGCCCGTACTTCCGGTTCGACGGCGAGTTCTCCCAGGAGGAGGTCGGCGAGTTCACCAGCGTGCTCGCCCGCCACTTCGCGCGCTCGCTGGGCCAGCACGCCGGCCTCACGCTCCACTGCGAGATCGAGGGCGACAACGCCCACCACGAGGTCGAGGCGCTGTTCAAGGGACTCGCCCGCGCGCTCGACGACGCGACCCGACTCGACGAGCGCCGAGGCGACACCCCGAGCACGAAGGAGACGCTCTAAGCTTCCCGGATCTCCCCGTCCTCGACGACGAGTCGCCCCTCCAACGCCGCGTGTGAGAGCACCCCGTCGATCTCCTCGCGTTCGAGGTCGTAGGCGTTCGCGAGCATCGACTCCGCCTCGCTGCGATCGATCGGGAACGGTCGGTTCGAGAGCATCCGCATTGCCCGGCGGTAGCTCGGCGGCGTCTCCGCCCCGTCGCCGGGTCTCGACCCCGAACCGGCGCCTCCTGTACTGTCGCCTCCCGCTCCGCTGCCTCCCGTACCGTCGCCCTCCGCCCCGCCACCCACCTCACCGCTACTGCCGCCGCTCGGTTCTGAACTCCCGCCCGCGCTCATCGTGATTCCGTCCGTCGCGGGACCGGGATCACCGTGTGCATCCGTCGAGGACTGTGCGGCGGTCGAGCCGTCCGTCTCCGCACTCCCACCGTCGCCGGCCTCGGCCCGCTCGATCAGCGGCTCCATCACGCGCAGCAGTTTGGTCTTGCAGTCCGAACAGAGTACCACCGAGCGGTCGCCGCCGCCGAGGCGGGGCGGGACCACCGCGTACTCCCCGATGTCGTCGGGCGCGCCACAGAAGTAACACGACTGGAGGTCGGCCATGGTCGAGTGTCGCTCCCTCCGGGGAAAAACCTGTGTCGTGTGGGTCGACCCGCCGCTTAAGGCCGGCGAGGCCCGAAGTGGGACGCCACCAGCCGCCCACCATGGACACCCAACCCACCGAGACGACCGGCCGCTCGATCGTCGTCAAACTGTTCCGCCGCCACGGCGTCGAGAGCGAATCGGTGGCGTCGATCGCCGACGCCGTCGCGACCGTGAAAGTCGCCAGCGAGTTCGACGAGGCGAAGATCCTCCAGGACGACGAGGTCGTCTATCACTCCGAGCGCAACGGGTCGATCGAGGGCTGGGAACGAGCGTGGGAACGAGAGAAGCGACGACTCTCCGCGGAGGAATCGGCGTGGGACTGCCCACACGGCGTCGAGCAGTGCTACGAGGACGACCGCTGCATCGACTGCCAGATCGACCGCGCGGCCGGGAACACGCCCGCGGAGTCGGCCGCCGAGCGAGGAGAGTGACTTTAAACCCGGCCGCCCGCCTTTTCCGGTAACGTGTTCGACGAGATCATGGAGAAGTTCGAGGGGTCGCCCTCCCAGCAGGCGGTGGTCCGTCTGCTGCTGGAGCGCGGCTTCTCGATCAACGACGAGGGGCGGGTCGTCTCCGGCGGTATCGAGATCCCCGACACGCAGATCGCCCGCGAGATCGGCGTCGACCGGCGGGTCGTCGACTCCACCACGGAGGCGCTACTGGAAGACGACGAACTCCGGGACATCTTCCGGAACATCTCCGCGGTGCCGAGCCTGATGGATCTCGCGCCCGTGCTCGACTTCACCGTCGTCCGAGTCAAACCCACCGACGCCGACGCCGCGGGCATCGTCGCCCGCGTCACCGACGTCGTCGCCGAGGATGGTCACTCGATCCGGCAGGTGCTCTCGGACGACCCGGAGTTCGCCGACGAACCGATGCTGTACCTGATCCTCGACGACGAGCCGTCCGGCGAGCTCCTGAAGCGGGTCCACGACCTGCCGCACGTCCGGGAAGTGAGCTTCTGAATGGCGCCCGAGCCGTTCCGCACCGTCGCCGGCCGCGGGGAGGCCCGCTTCGAGATCCGCGGCTCGGAGTTCATCGGCCACGTCGACCGCGTCGACTCCGTCGAGGCCGCGGAGGCGTTCGTCGACGCCGTCCGCGCGGAGTACGACGATGCCACCCACAACGTCCCGGCGTACCGCGTCCCGGCGGGCGAGACCTCGCCCGAGCGCGTGAACGAGGTCATGATCCGGGAGTACCAGAGCGACGACGGCGAGCCCACGGGCTCCTCGGGCAAGCCCGCGCTGAACGTGCTCCAGCAACGGGAAATCCGGAACGTCGTCGCGGTCGTGACGCGGTACTACGGCGGGACGAACCTCGGCGTCGGGGGGCTCGCCCGGGCCTACTCCCGCGCGGTGAAGGAGGCCGTCGACGACGCCGGCGTCGCGGAGGTCCAGCCACGGCACCGCTTTACCGTCACCGTCGACTACGACGACTCCGGGACGGTTCGGGGGCTGCTCGAAGGCGCCGACTGCGAGTTCGACGCCGCCTACGAGGCCGAGGTCAGCTTCGAGGTGTCGGTGCCGGTCACCGAGAGCGACGAGCTACGCGACCGGATCCAGTCCGCGACCAGCGGGCGGGCACGCGTCGAGTAGGCCGCGGTCGGGGGAGGGC from Halolamina sediminis encodes:
- a CDS encoding IMPACT family protein; its protein translation is MAPEPFRTVAGRGEARFEIRGSEFIGHVDRVDSVEAAEAFVDAVRAEYDDATHNVPAYRVPAGETSPERVNEVMIREYQSDDGEPTGSSGKPALNVLQQREIRNVVAVVTRYYGGTNLGVGGLARAYSRAVKEAVDDAGVAEVQPRHRFTVTVDYDDSGTVRGLLEGADCEFDAAYEAEVSFEVSVPVTESDELRDRIQSATSGRARVE
- a CDS encoding amino acid-binding protein gives rise to the protein MFDEIMEKFEGSPSQQAVVRLLLERGFSINDEGRVVSGGIEIPDTQIAREIGVDRRVVDSTTEALLEDDELRDIFRNISAVPSLMDLAPVLDFTVVRVKPTDADAAGIVARVTDVVAEDGHSIRQVLSDDPEFADEPMLYLILDDEPSGELLKRVHDLPHVREVSF
- the hisB gene encoding imidazoleglycerol-phosphate dehydratase HisB, whose product is MTDRHATVARETAETEIDCTLTLDGSGDSEVDTGIGFLDHMLDAFARHGLFDLELTCDGDLEIDDHHSVEDVAIVLGQAFDEALADRSGIRRFADRRVPMDEAQAGVVVDVSGRPYFRFDGEFSQEEVGEFTSVLARHFARSLGQHAGLTLHCEIEGDNAHHEVEALFKGLARALDDATRLDERRGDTPSTKETL